Proteins encoded in a region of the Psychromicrobium lacuslunae genome:
- a CDS encoding adenylate kinase has product MTRMLIVGPPGSGKGTQAERISDRLGIVAISTGDIFRANVKGETPLGLEAKKYIDAGDYVPDSVTNKMVRDRLQQDDVQQGFLLDGYPRTSAQVDELDDILTAEGEKLDVVLQLTADDEELVKRLLGRAKESGRSDDDEKVIRHRLNLYHTQTEVVVTRYAEQGILARVDGIGAIDEVTERIMTAIDAFAAK; this is encoded by the coding sequence ATGACGAGAATGCTCATTGTGGGCCCTCCTGGATCGGGCAAAGGTACTCAGGCGGAGCGAATCTCTGATCGCTTGGGCATTGTGGCGATTTCCACCGGGGATATCTTTCGGGCCAATGTGAAGGGTGAGACGCCACTCGGCCTGGAGGCCAAGAAGTACATCGACGCCGGCGACTACGTGCCGGATTCGGTGACCAATAAGATGGTTCGGGATCGGCTGCAGCAAGATGATGTGCAGCAGGGCTTCCTGCTCGATGGCTATCCTCGTACCTCAGCCCAGGTCGATGAGCTGGACGATATTCTGACCGCCGAAGGTGAGAAGCTCGATGTTGTTCTGCAGCTCACCGCCGACGATGAGGAACTAGTCAAGCGGCTGCTAGGCCGGGCAAAAGAGTCCGGACGCAGTGACGATGACGAAAAAGTGATTCGGCACCGGCTCAACCTTTATCACACCCAAACCGAAGTAGTGGTCACTCGCTATGCTGAGCAGGGCATCCTGGCTAGGGTGGATGGCATCGGAGCGATCGATGAGGTCACGGAACGGATTATGACTGCTATTGATGCTTTTGCCGCCAAATAA
- the secY gene encoding preprotein translocase subunit SecY: MLSAIGRAFRTPDLRRKLLFTLGIIAIFRLGAFIPSPGIDYSAVQACLKGGGDTSGGIYQLVNLFSGGALLQVSIFALGIMPYITASIIIQLLRVVIPRFQELHLEGAQGQSKLTQYTRYLTIALGLLNATTLVALARSGNLLGGCGQDGTPGAIIPDSSIVATVLIIITLTAGTGLIMWLGELVTEKGVGNGMSLLIFTSIVARFPTSLGEIWKTKGPGTFFIVILLGIVVVALVVFVEQSQRRIPVQYAKRMVGRRTVGGTNTYIPIKVNMAGVVPVIFASSLLYLPSLVSQFVIGNNAANAPAWATWINDNLTKGDHPIYMVMYFLLIVGFTYFYVAITFNPEEVSDNMKKYGGFIPGIRAGKPTADYLQYVLSRITLPGALYLGLVALIPLIALVLINANQNFPFGGTSLLIMVGVGLETVKQIDAQLQQRHYEGLLR; this comes from the coding sequence TTGCTTTCCGCAATTGGCCGCGCCTTTCGGACGCCTGACCTGCGACGCAAGTTGTTGTTCACGCTGGGCATCATCGCTATCTTCCGGCTCGGGGCATTCATTCCCTCGCCTGGCATTGATTATTCAGCAGTTCAGGCTTGTCTTAAAGGCGGGGGAGATACCAGCGGCGGTATCTACCAGCTCGTCAACCTGTTCAGCGGTGGCGCTCTGCTGCAGGTGTCGATCTTCGCACTCGGCATCATGCCCTACATCACCGCCAGCATTATTATTCAGCTGCTCCGGGTGGTCATTCCCCGTTTCCAGGAGCTCCATCTTGAAGGAGCTCAGGGACAGAGCAAGCTGACCCAGTACACGCGTTATCTGACCATTGCGCTCGGTCTGCTGAATGCCACCACGCTGGTGGCGCTGGCACGCTCCGGAAATCTGCTCGGCGGTTGTGGCCAGGACGGCACCCCGGGAGCGATTATTCCGGATAGCTCAATTGTGGCGACCGTGCTGATCATCATCACGCTGACCGCTGGCACAGGCCTGATCATGTGGCTGGGCGAACTGGTCACCGAAAAGGGTGTCGGCAACGGTATGTCCCTGTTGATCTTCACTTCGATCGTGGCTCGGTTCCCCACCTCCCTCGGCGAGATCTGGAAGACCAAAGGCCCGGGCACCTTCTTCATCGTGATCTTGCTGGGCATCGTCGTGGTGGCTTTGGTGGTCTTCGTTGAGCAGTCGCAGCGCCGGATCCCGGTGCAGTATGCCAAGCGGATGGTCGGCCGTCGCACCGTCGGCGGCACCAACACCTATATCCCGATCAAGGTGAATATGGCTGGCGTGGTGCCGGTCATCTTCGCCTCCTCCTTGCTCTACCTGCCGTCCTTGGTCTCGCAGTTCGTGATTGGTAATAATGCGGCCAACGCACCGGCCTGGGCGACCTGGATCAACGACAATCTGACCAAGGGCGATCACCCGATCTACATGGTGATGTACTTCCTGCTCATCGTCGGCTTCACCTACTTCTACGTCGCGATCACCTTCAATCCCGAAGAGGTCTCCGACAATATGAAGAAGTACGGCGGCTTCATTCCGGGCATCCGTGCCGGGAAGCCCACTGCCGATTACTTGCAGTATGTGCTCTCCCGGATCACCCTGCCCGGTGCGCTCTACCTCGGTCTGGTCGCCCTGATCCCGTTGATCGCGCTGGTGCTGATCAACGCGAATCAGAACTTCCCGTTCGGCGGTACCTCGCTACTGATTATGGTCGGCGTGGGTCTTGAAACGGTCAAGCAGATTGACGCGCAATTGCAGCAGCGGCACTACGAAGGGTTATTACGATGA
- the rplO gene encoding 50S ribosomal protein L15, with amino-acid sequence MAEATKSKAAKADTAKASADKAQAAEKQNALKVHHLRPAPGAKTAKTRVGRGEGSKGKTAGRGTKGTKARYQVKAGFAGGQLPLHMRLPKLRGFKNPFRVEFQVVNLDKLSELYPDGGQVTVENLVEKGAVRKNQPVKVLGTGELTVKVDVTANAFSSSAAEKITAAGGTVTEL; translated from the coding sequence ATGGCTGAGGCTACTAAGTCGAAGGCTGCGAAGGCAGACACTGCTAAGGCATCCGCTGACAAAGCACAGGCTGCTGAGAAGCAGAACGCGCTCAAGGTGCACCACCTGCGTCCCGCCCCGGGAGCCAAGACCGCTAAGACCCGGGTGGGTCGTGGTGAAGGTTCTAAGGGTAAGACTGCAGGCCGTGGTACCAAGGGCACCAAGGCTCGTTACCAGGTGAAGGCAGGCTTTGCTGGCGGTCAGTTGCCGCTGCACATGCGTCTGCCGAAGCTGCGTGGCTTCAAGAACCCCTTCCGGGTGGAGTTCCAGGTAGTTAACCTGGACAAGCTCTCCGAGCTTTACCCGGATGGCGGTCAGGTCACCGTTGAGAATCTGGTCGAGAAGGGTGCAGTTCGCAAGAACCAGCCCGTCAAGGTGCTCGGTACCGGTGAACTGACCGTCAAGGTCGACGTCACCGCGAACGCTTTCTCCTCCAGCGCTGCCGAGAAGATCACGGCTGCCGGCGGTACCGTCACGGAACTCTGA
- the rpmD gene encoding 50S ribosomal protein L30, which yields MTTPKNVQASDKTLEITQVKSAIGGKQNQRDTLRSLGLKRIGHTVVRKADAVTVGMINTVPHLVKVEEAK from the coding sequence ATGACCACCCCGAAGAATGTCCAGGCCTCTGATAAGACCCTGGAGATCACTCAAGTTAAGTCCGCCATTGGCGGCAAGCAAAACCAGCGGGACACGCTGCGTTCGCTCGGGCTCAAGCGCATCGGTCACACCGTTGTGCGCAAAGCTGATGCAGTGACCGTAGGCATGATTAACACGGTTCCGCACCTGGTAAAGGTAGAGGAGGCGAAATAG
- the rpsE gene encoding 30S ribosomal protein S5 — protein MSENTNQANPESTGATVSEETTTAATASGSNEDRRGGRDGGRGGRDGGRGGRDGGRGGRDGGRGGRDGGRDAEKNQYVEKLVTINRVAKVVKGGRRFSFTALMVVGDGNGLVGVGYGKAKEVPAAIAKGVEEAKKSFFRVPRVGGTIPHRVQGEAAAGVVLLRPATPGTGVIAGGPVRAVLECAGVHDVLSKSLGSSNAINIVHATVAALQQLEEPAAVAARRGLPMDEVVPGPLLRNIQEHAQATKAGA, from the coding sequence GTGAGCGAGAATACTAACCAAGCAAACCCAGAAAGCACAGGAGCCACTGTGTCTGAAGAGACAACAACTGCAGCAACGGCTAGCGGGTCCAACGAGGACCGTCGTGGCGGTCGTGATGGTGGCCGTGGTGGACGTGATGGTGGCCGTGGCGGTCGCGATGGTGGCCGTGGCGGTCGCGATGGTGGCCGTGGTGGCCGCGATGGCGGACGCGACGCTGAGAAGAACCAGTACGTTGAAAAGCTGGTCACGATCAACCGTGTTGCCAAGGTCGTCAAGGGTGGTCGTCGCTTTAGCTTCACCGCTCTGATGGTTGTCGGTGACGGCAACGGTCTGGTCGGCGTTGGCTACGGTAAGGCTAAGGAAGTTCCGGCCGCGATCGCCAAGGGCGTTGAGGAAGCGAAGAAGTCCTTCTTCCGCGTTCCCCGCGTCGGCGGCACCATCCCTCACCGCGTACAGGGCGAGGCCGCTGCCGGCGTCGTGCTGTTGCGTCCGGCTACCCCGGGTACCGGCGTTATCGCTGGTGGTCCGGTGCGTGCTGTGCTGGAGTGCGCTGGTGTTCACGACGTGCTGTCCAAGTCGCTCGGTTCCTCCAACGCGATCAATATCGTGCACGCCACGGTAGCCGCCTTGCAGCAGCTCGAAGAGCCTGCCGCAGTAGCTGCTCGCCGTGGTCTGCCGATGGATGAGGTTGTTCCTGGCCCGCTGCTGCGGAATATCCAGGAGCACGCCCAAGCAACAAAGGCAGGTGCGTAA
- the rplR gene encoding 50S ribosomal protein L18 → MALTINKKRNGKSKADARSRRHLRVRKRIKGTEARPRLVVNRSSRHMFVQVVDDTKGVTVASASTMEADLRSFDGDKTAKAKRVGELVAERAKKAGIEAVVFDRGGNKYHGRVAAVADGAREGGLAL, encoded by the coding sequence ATGGCGCTGACCATTAATAAGAAGCGCAACGGAAAGTCGAAGGCTGACGCGCGCAGCCGTCGTCACCTGCGTGTCCGTAAGCGGATCAAGGGCACTGAGGCTCGTCCTCGGCTGGTCGTGAACCGCTCATCCCGGCATATGTTCGTTCAGGTTGTCGATGACACCAAGGGCGTAACCGTTGCCTCCGCTTCCACCATGGAAGCTGACCTGCGTAGCTTCGACGGTGATAAGACCGCGAAGGCCAAGCGGGTTGGCGAATTGGTTGCGGAGCGAGCCAAGAAGGCTGGCATCGAGGCCGTAGTATTCGACCGCGGTGGCAATAAGTACCATGGCCGGGTCGCGGCTGTGGCCGACGGTGCACGTGAAGGTGGTCTGGCCCTGTGA
- the rplF gene encoding 50S ribosomal protein L6: protein MSRIGRLPISVPAGVEVKIDGAEVSVKGPKGSLTHIVPNPIAVSLEDGTLSVTRPNDERDSRALHGLTRTLISNLITGVTEGYEKKLEIVGTGYRVQAKGSDLEFALGYSHPVAVKAPEGITLTVEGPTKLSVSGINKQQVGEVAANIRKLRKPDPYKGKGIRYAGEVIRRKVGKAGK, encoded by the coding sequence ATGTCACGTATTGGACGTCTCCCAATTTCGGTGCCCGCTGGCGTCGAGGTCAAGATTGACGGTGCCGAGGTCTCGGTCAAGGGTCCCAAGGGCTCGCTGACTCACATCGTGCCGAACCCGATCGCTGTTTCGCTTGAGGATGGCACCTTGTCGGTTACCCGTCCGAATGACGAGCGCGATTCGCGTGCGCTGCACGGCTTGACCCGGACCCTGATCTCCAACTTGATCACCGGTGTCACCGAAGGCTACGAGAAGAAGCTTGAAATCGTCGGCACCGGTTACCGTGTGCAGGCCAAGGGTTCGGACCTCGAGTTCGCCCTGGGCTACAGCCACCCAGTCGCCGTGAAAGCCCCCGAAGGCATCACCTTGACCGTTGAGGGCCCCACCAAGCTCTCGGTCTCAGGTATCAATAAGCAGCAGGTGGGCGAAGTTGCTGCCAACATTCGCAAGCTGCGTAAGCCAGACCCCTATAAGGGCAAGGGCATTCGCTATGCGGGCGAAGTTATCCGCCGCAAGGTCGGAAAGGCTGGTAAGTAA
- the rpsH gene encoding 30S ribosomal protein S8, with protein MTMTDPVADMLTRLRNANSAYHDSVTMPYSKLKGHVADILKAEGYISAWNVEDAEVGKKLTIDLKFGPDRQRSIAGIRRISKPGLRVYAKSTNLPKVLGGLGIAILSTSSGLLTDRQAEKKGVGGEVLAYVW; from the coding sequence ATGACAATGACAGATCCTGTCGCAGATATGCTTACGCGTCTGCGCAATGCAAACTCGGCTTACCACGATTCCGTGACCATGCCGTACAGCAAGCTCAAGGGCCACGTGGCTGACATTCTCAAGGCTGAGGGTTACATCTCGGCATGGAATGTTGAGGACGCCGAGGTTGGCAAGAAGCTGACCATCGACCTCAAGTTCGGACCGGACCGTCAGCGTTCAATCGCTGGTATCCGCCGGATTTCCAAGCCGGGTCTGCGCGTTTACGCGAAGTCCACTAACTTGCCGAAGGTTTTGGGCGGCCTGGGGATTGCGATTCTCTCGACCTCCTCGGGTCTGCTGACCGACCGTCAGGCTGAAAAGAAGGGCGTGGGTGGGGAAGTCCTCGCCTACGTCTGGTAG
- the rplE gene encoding 50S ribosomal protein L5: MSTEVSAAENAPASASDAVKITPRLKTRYAEQIKDGLQEEFNYANVNQVPRLVKVVVNMGVGEAARDSKVIDGAVRDLTLITGQKPMVTKARKSIAQFKLREGMPIGAHATLRGDRMWEFVDRLVTLALPRIRDFRGLSGKQFDGNGNYTFGLTEQVMFHEIDQDAIDKVRGMDITVVTTAKTDDEGRALLKALGFPFKSED, translated from the coding sequence ATGAGCACCGAAGTTAGCGCAGCGGAAAACGCACCGGCTTCAGCCAGTGACGCCGTGAAGATCACCCCTCGTCTGAAGACTCGCTATGCCGAGCAGATCAAGGACGGACTGCAGGAAGAGTTTAACTACGCGAACGTGAACCAGGTTCCGCGCCTGGTGAAGGTTGTTGTGAACATGGGTGTCGGCGAGGCTGCTCGCGACTCCAAGGTGATCGACGGCGCTGTTCGTGACCTGACTCTGATCACCGGCCAGAAGCCGATGGTTACCAAGGCTCGCAAGTCGATCGCGCAGTTCAAACTGCGTGAAGGCATGCCGATTGGCGCGCACGCAACCTTGCGCGGCGACCGGATGTGGGAATTCGTGGATCGTCTGGTCACCCTGGCGCTGCCCCGTATCCGTGACTTCCGCGGCCTCTCCGGCAAGCAGTTCGACGGCAATGGCAACTACACCTTCGGTCTGACCGAACAGGTCATGTTCCACGAGATCGACCAGGACGCCATCGACAAGGTGCGCGGTATGGACATCACCGTGGTCACCACCGCCAAGACTGACGACGAAGGCCGGGCGCTGCTCAAGGCGCTGGGTTTCCCGTTCAAATCTGAAGACTAA
- the rplX gene encoding 50S ribosomal protein L24: MAKLKIKKGDLVQVITGAKQERGGDRGKQGKVLRVFPESNRVLVEGINRVTKHTKVGQSQRGTKTGGIETVEAPIHISNVAIVDPSTKKPTRVGYRLETVTRDGRERVTRIRVAKSSGKDLA, from the coding sequence ATGGCGAAGCTCAAGATCAAGAAGGGTGACCTGGTCCAGGTCATCACCGGCGCCAAGCAAGAGCGTGGTGGCGACCGCGGCAAGCAGGGCAAAGTTCTGCGCGTTTTCCCGGAAAGCAACCGCGTCCTCGTTGAGGGCATCAACCGCGTCACCAAGCACACCAAGGTTGGACAGTCGCAGCGCGGCACCAAGACCGGTGGCATTGAGACCGTTGAAGCCCCGATCCACATCTCCAATGTGGCCATCGTGGACCCGTCCACCAAGAAGCCGACTCGGGTTGGCTACCGCCTCGAGACCGTCACCCGTGATGGCCGCGAACGCGTCACCCGGATCCGTGTCGCGAAGAGCTCCGGAAAGGACCTGGCATGA
- the rplN gene encoding 50S ribosomal protein L14, which yields MIQQESRLKVADNTGAKEILTIRVLGGSGRRYAGIGDVIVATVKDAIPGGNVKKGDVVKAVIVRTKKERRRADGSYIKFDENAAVILKADGDPRGTRIFGPVGRELRDKKFMKIISLAPEVL from the coding sequence GTGATTCAGCAAGAGTCGCGACTCAAGGTTGCCGATAACACGGGTGCTAAGGAAATCCTTACCATTCGCGTGCTCGGTGGCTCTGGCCGTCGCTACGCAGGTATTGGCGACGTCATCGTCGCAACCGTCAAGGATGCAATTCCTGGCGGTAACGTCAAGAAGGGCGATGTGGTCAAGGCCGTTATCGTCCGGACCAAGAAGGAACGCCGTCGTGCCGATGGCTCCTACATCAAATTCGACGAGAACGCAGCGGTCATTTTGAAGGCCGATGGCGATCCTCGTGGCACCCGTATCTTTGGCCCGGTGGGCCGCGAACTTCGCGATAAGAAGTTCATGAAGATCATCTCGCTTGCACCGGAGGTGTTGTAA